In Papaver somniferum cultivar HN1 chromosome 1, ASM357369v1, whole genome shotgun sequence, a genomic segment contains:
- the LOC113274761 gene encoding F-box protein At3g07870-like produces MAAENLPRDILENIFSRLFIKSTLQCKRVCKTWRRIIGNNVGLLFMFEKTRFGGRLIHLCYGDPKYETKIEKYYSLNTLESLVPNVNLKPDCMVGSCNGLVCYKAIDHSRSSEDSLGFICNNPITGEVAYIPGLENKGRSFKRPTGGFGYVGLTNEYKIVRIYFKYWGGIVQVYTLGSHLGWRDKGNVPPLSTLFSAKEPGVFANGALHWINGRDLILVFGLADEEFCFIPSPLYIYNNNWECSKFELILLGGNLCVVQKDYEFMNRRRLDIWVFKKKVTCDISTSCGKAKRKRRENYYDQTWSWSKEYSIEWEGQVSYTPFVITKLNTILLWENGTSDLYCYDPKTSMLQKYCAGDCPDYVYVQAIPHMNSLVSLKEIGET; encoded by the coding sequence ATGGCGGCGGAGAATCTTCCCAGAGACATCCTAGAAAACATATTTTCTCGCTTATTCATCAAATCCACCTTGCAGTGCAAACGAGTATGCAAAACTTGGAGAAGGATCATCGGCAACAATGTAGGTCTCCTTTTCATGTTTGAGAAAACTAGGTTTGGGGGTCGTCTGATACATCTCTGCTACGGAGATCCCAAATACGAAACTAAGATCGAGAAATACTATTCTCTGAACACACTTGAATCATTAGTCCCTAATGTCAATTTAAAGCCCGATTGCATGGTTGGTTCATGCAATGGTTTGGTATGTTATAAAGCGATAGATCATTCAAGAAGTTCTGAAGATAGTCTTGGCTTTATATGTAATAATCCCATAACTGGAGAGGTTGCTTATATTCCTGGATTGGAGAACAAGGGGCGAAGTTTTAAACGTCCCACAGGAGGATTCGGTTACGTTGGTTTAACCAATGAGTATAAGATTGTTCGAATCTACTTCAAGTACTGGGGGGGAATTGTTCAGGTATACACTCTCGGGAGTCACCTTGGATGGAGAGACAAAGGAAATGTCCCTCCCCTGAGTACCCTCTTCTCAGCTAAAGAGCCAGGTGTCTTTGCTAATGGAGCCCTTCACTGGATCAATGGCCGTGACCTGATTTTAGTATTCGGTTTGGCTGATGAGGAATTTTGTTTCATCCCATCCCCTCTTTATATTTATAATAATAACTGGGAATGTTCCAAATTCGAACTCATCCTACTTGGAGGTAACTTATGTGTTGTTCAGAAGGACTATGAATTTATGAATAGACGGCGGCTAGATATATGGGTGTTTAAGAAGAAAGTGACTTGTGATATTAGTACTAGTTGTGGCAAAGCGAAAAGAAAACGACGAGAGAACTACTACGACCAGACATGGAGCTGGAGTAAAGAGTACAGTATAGAATGGGAAGGCCAAGTTTCGTACACGCCGTTTGTCATTACAAAGCTGAATACAATTCTATTGTGGGAAAATGGAACGAGTGATCTTTACTGTTATGATCCTAAGACGTCCATGTTGCAAAAATATTGTGCCGGAGATTGCCCTGATTATGTGTACGTTCAAGCAATACCTCACATGAACAGCCTTGTTTCGTTGAAAGAGATCGGAGAAACTTAA